The sequence below is a genomic window from Ottowia sp. SB7-C50.
AGATGCTGGATGAAGATGGTGCTTTGATGCTTTTCAAGCGTCGCTCTGCTCGGTGGGGTGCGAAATCAGAGCCCGGAGACGAGGATCGTCGCCCAGAGCAGCCACGTCTGCTTCGTCGCACCATCGATCTGTTGGTCGAAGAGAAGGTCATGCCTTTGGACGCCATCCCGAGACACATCGGACTGGCTGCGGGCGACGTGGAAGCACTCGCCGGATTGCCTGAAGGCTACTTCCAGGGCAAAACCAATATCGTGGAGTTTGCGCGACTGAAAGCAACCCAGAAGCCGGTTGATGACCAACCAGCCCAAGGCAATAAGGTGGTGCCATTCCGGCCCGTCTCCAAATCCTAATGTGAAAGGAGCAGCGATGTCCAAGAACACAAAGCAGACGTCCTCACGAATTGGTCGGCTGGCGTCGGAAACGCTGCAAAGCAGCAGTTCGTCGCAAGTGGCCAAGAGTCTGGCCGCCTCGGCACTGTCTCAGCGCAGCGGCGACAAACAGACCGGTGCCCAGATGGAAGACAAGGCCGCACGCGTTTTGGCCAGCGACCGGTACGCCAAAGAGACGAAAGAACTGGCGGCTTCGGTTCTGTCCCAAGCCAACAAGCAGCGCTGAGCCAGGGAGTCGAGTCCCTCATGTCACACGATCTGAGCGACTCGCAACTGAAGGATCTCTGGCGTCAGGGAAAAATCCCGGTCGTCTTCAAGCGCAATAAGCCACTTCCGGTCCTGGCGCGCATTCCGTTCGCCGAAGGGAACATGGAGTGGCTGCGGGATGGCCGGCGCTTGAAGCCCGATTGGTGTGCGCAGTTCAAAGCCTGGGAAATTCCGACGGCGTGGTTCGACAGCGTGATCAAACTTGCGCTGAGGCGACACCAAGAGGTCTACGTGATCCAGTTGTACCGGGAGCACCAGAAATGCGCTCCAGCATGCTGGAACGCGGAGGGCTTTCACTGCGAATGCTCCTGCATGGGGGAGAACCACGGCGGTGGTCATCCAGGCGGCAACTGGTACGAGGTTTCCGAAACCTTTGCCGTGTCCTGGGGGCAGCAGCGCTATTCATGCCGCCATCTGAAGGTCAAGAACCCCGGGCGCTGACCTTGGCAGCGCAAGCTATCGAAGGTCGGAAATGCGCGGAGACAGCCAAAGTCCACCCGGACCTCCGCATCGTATATAATCTCGCCTACGGTGTCCTCGCCGGTGAGGCAGGAAGGTTCTCTCTAGTAGGGGACTACACCACCAAATCACTGTTTTGGGTAGTCCAGTAGCGTCTATCTTAAACACTAAGCCCTAGGTGTATCAAGCACTTAGGGCTTTTTTTCGTCCGAAGGTGTCCAGGAACGGCCAGCGACAGCCGGCCCATTAGCGGGGTAAGAAAGCGGGGAACTCGGCGATTACCCTGCCGATGGGGTAATTTTTACCCCGTTCACGCCACCTCCCCTGCATACCCTCAGGAAATTTTTCCTGAGGGTATGGCGACCTCGCGTCTGTGCACCTACTGCACCAAAAGTGTTCCCACATCGGAACAGTTTTGAGGTCTGGCACCCTGCCGTCTGTGCACCTACTGCACCCGCTTGCACATCAAGTGCAGCTCACGCCCGGCGCTGCGCACGTCTGCCACATGCGTGATGCCGTAGAGCGTGCCCGAGTGGTTCACGCGCATCGCTGACGTGACGCCCGGGCGATACCGCAGCCGCACGCGCGCAGTCACTTCGCTGACGGCGGCCATTGCCGCGATGAATTCCCGGCCCGCCATCGGCTCCACGGCGGCCCAGGCGGTCAGGAACGGCGCCCAGGTGTCGACCGGCTGACCGAACTCGTCCTGTCCCTGCACGCGCTGTTCCAGCGTGATGCGCTGGTCTAGCTGGCCGGCCCTCATAGGCTCATGCCCCGGTGCGGGTTCCACAATTGCCGCGCGGCCTCCAGGTGCTGGCTGCGCTTCACCGGGTCGCCGTCGAAGTCAGCCTGCACCATCAAGATGATGCCGGTCGCCACGTCTTCACTGACCATGACGGTCTCGCCTGCCGCTGGGATGGGCAGGTCTGCGAATTGCAGGTATTCCAGCACCGCGCTGTCGATAAGCCGCTGAATCAGCGCATCGCTGTCGGTGCCGTCGATTCGCAGGTGTTGCTTTGCTTGCTCAAGGATAGGCATTCACAGTCCTTCTGAATGGGTGCCGGTCGCGCCATTTCCACGTAGGCCACCGGCTTTCGGGGTTTTCCAAGGCGCGGCACTCACCGACTAATCCGCGTCCGGAACCGCCTTGCGGCGCCCACCGGCAGGGGGTCAGACGAAACAGAACTCATTGGCCACATGGCCCGCGTTCTCACCAGCGGCCACGGCGGCGCCAATGGCCATTGCCAGCGCCTGCATGCCGTCTATGCGGCCCGTGGCGCGGCTCTTGTCCAG
It includes:
- a CDS encoding head-tail connector protein → MPILEQAKQHLRIDGTDSDALIQRLIDSAVLEYLQFADLPIPAAGETVMVSEDVATGIILMVQADFDGDPVKRSQHLEAARQLWNPHRGMSL
- a CDS encoding phage head closure protein, encoding MRAGQLDQRITLEQRVQGQDEFGQPVDTWAPFLTAWAAVEPMAGREFIAAMAAVSEVTARVRLRYRPGVTSAMRVNHSGTLYGITHVADVRSAGRELHLMCKRVQ